The stretch of DNA TTTCTTCCTAAGATGGCAGTATATCCTTTTTTTAATGGTTCTTCACAAAACTCCAGTGAGGAGGAGCTATTATTTACATGGTCTACTTATTGATCCTTAAACCAACATTCAACTAGATGTCATTGTTAGTTGTTATATTATCAGCTGGGAGAGCTACTAGCTACATAACTGCAAGCGACATTAACAAGTCAAGTTTAACTAAATCAGAAAAAAATGATTGGGTATTGACTATTGAGAATGACGCTTAGAACTGGCTTAACTCATTTTTATAGCCTCACTCCGACACATGGTAAATATGTGCATACAAATACAGTACTCACCTCAGCGGTGAAAACCAGCCTCTTGACTCAGCAGATTTCCTGTGTAAATACACATAGACTGGAAATCTTCCAGCTGCCACAAATCTGTGTAAGTTTCTGTTTTTGGATCATAAACCTGTAGCAGCCCCGTTAGTTGCATCACAAAGACAATCCTCTCGTCATCTAACACCAGCAAAGGATAACTAAAATGATCCTCACGTCGGTAATAACCTATGCTGTACTTTTTAACCCAGACACCTTTCTCACGATCCATCAGAAACCATAGGTCCATCGATTGAGGTGAACTATGATGAACCTGCGCCACCACTAAGGACCCATTCAAATTGGTTATGGAGAGAATCCCCACAGCTCTGGGGTCCTCGAAGACAGGAAGCACATCTTCTTCGTCATATAAGCTGCTGACTTGTTCCGGACCATCAATCGGCGGCATCCATACTTCTGTCTCCAGGTTGAATGCAGCTATGCTGGCTGGTTTGATGGTCACCTTCGACTGATACATGTTTGAAAAATCCATCAAGAAATACACGACCCCATCGATGGCCGCGCTTTTCATCGTGTGATCGGAAAAGACACGGCCCGGAGGTCCTGGTCTTGCCCTCCACCGTCCAGGGCTGCGGCCGTTGAGAGTCATGACCTCGCAGAGCTGCTGCGGACTAACCAGAGGGCGAATTTCAAGGAAGCGGAACGCCTTGTACACTCCTGTGGAGGGGACTTTCCCAAAAATGCACGAGTCCATGGATGCCTTTCTGGTCTTCAGCAAACCAGCATACTTCATGGAGATGACTTGCGACGAGCTGATGACAGCACCCGTGGCCGGGTCGAGCAGGGTGACAGGCACGCCCAGAGGGTGGCGCCCTCCGACGAGGCAGACACGGTCGAGGCGCGTGCGCTGCACTCTCAGGTCGGGGTCGGAGGTGCGTATCCGCTTGATGACGTTGCCGGAGAGCAGATCCACGATGCTGACGCCGCGGGACTCGCCGTCGGCGAAGGTGGTGGCGAGGAGCGGGCCCGGGTGGCGGGCCGCGTGGGCCTTGACGAAGAGCGGGTCCAAGGTGAGAGAGCGCCACGAGGGGCTGACGGCGCGGAGGCGGCATACATCCTTCGCCGGGAGACGCAGCAGGATGTCGTAGAGCGCGTCGCGGGGCAGCTCGCCGGCGATGTGTTCCGGGGGGCGCAGCTCGCCTCGCTTGTCCGAGTCCGACGACGGCGACGCCATCGCTGAGGTCGACAATGCTAGATCTGCAAACAGCACCACGAGAGCTAATCTGAGTAATGTGACCACGAAATGGTGAGCTCAAATGAAGCCGCGCGGGCGGAGCAAGAGTGAGAACCAGGgcggcgtggggatcgccggcgTCGGTGGTGCGAGCGgacgggcggcggcgaggtcAGGGTTCCAGAGGTAGGTGTTTGGAGGTTGGGGTTGTAGCCTGGGACTGAGAGAATGGGAGAGGCTGAACCGCCCATCAGAATTGGTGTAGCCTGGGCATGGCCCAGTAGAAGTTGCATAACAATTAATTGACGCACTTCGGCCCGGCAAGGCAGATAAATATTTCATGGTCATTCTGTTTTTTTTCTACTTTAAATGATCTGGGACTTCGAAAAGGTCCAAAAATTTAAAAAACTGAGGATTTTCAAATAAAATATTTAATAGATCATAAAATGTTTGTGGGTTGAAAATATGTTCCTAAAATTATAAGAAATACTTTcttattcaaaaaatgttcaagaTTTTGAAAACAAATGTTCAGAAAATCCAAAAATGTTCACGATTTTTTAGAGTTCGTGTATTAAAAGAGATTCATGAAATTGAACAAAATTTCaccaattcaaaaaatgttcgtgaatGGAAAAATATACTAAAAATTAAAAACGGCTCGTGACTTACAAAATAGTTTATTTATTGTTAAAATGTTCGTTGATTCCAAAATGTACGTTAAATCAAAAAAATCTTTGTGTATTTCAAAAATTGTTCCACCAATTTCCAAAACAATGTTCGTCCATTCTAGAAATGTGCGCTGATTCAAGAAAATTGTTaaaaaaaatgtttgcaaatagtataaaatgttcatgaatcAAAAAATATTCTTGGCTTCtgaaaatgttcaaaaaattGTAAAAGTGCTTATGAATTTGAAAATGTTCAAGATTGCAAATATGTTCATGAGTTAAAAAAACATTATTTCACGAGATTGAGCAAAATATGATCATGACTATTGGAGATTATAAAAAAAAATCCCGTTACAATGCATGGGTCCTTTTGCTAGTGGTAGAAAAAATGTATTTGACGGTCACTAAAAAAGGATAagtattttttttactttttttacGATTCAAAGAGCTATATTGGTCAAGACATGATTATACAGTCATTGTATATACAAACCTCTAAAATCTAGGAATAAAGTTTATCCAAAGGCAATACCTTCAATATGGGCTAAGTTAGAGCATCTACGGCCGGACTAGGCAAATCGGACCACTCAAACGCCCGCGGACGTGACTGGGTGCGTCCGCAAACAGTGACATGTCACGCCTTATACTTGGTGTTGTACATTCGAGTCTCTCATATTTCATCCCATATAATCATACAAAATCGTGCAAAATAAACCTACGTACCATGACAAGCTAGCTACTACGCGTCATTGTCGGATATGAGGGGAGGAAACCGAGTGTGTTTGAGCGGGGTGAGGCAACTACATAGCTTCCTTCAAATTTCCTTCCCACCATCAACCAACGAGCGTGTCCCACCCGGTCCAATAAGCCGACGCTGTGTTGATGATGACATGACACCCCCATAGGGTGCCCATAAAGTGCGGCTTAATGGGTTTACATCTTGTAACTACCGAAAAATGGATTATCCTAGTTCAAAGAAAAAACAAATCACAAGGAGGGACAAAACAATATCCATGAAAACCATAAATCCTAGAGAGTACCGGAACAAAAAAACAAGTGGACAATCATAGTGAATTTGAACGACCATCTTCATAAAAGTCTGATGGTCACTAATCCACACAATCTAAGTAAACTGCTGCTTGCTCGCACGCGTTTTCGAAACGGACAACTAATCCCCATGACCACAGGCAGGAGCAAACCGATGCTCACCCAGGTATTGAGAAGCTAGGTCGATCGGTGGGATCTAACTAAGCGCCGCCATTAAAAAGAAATTGACTAATCGTTGGATGGAAACAAGCAAGCTTGTACCCCAGAAACAAAAGGAACGAGGTGTACTATATGACACAAACGATTCGCCACAAACTTGGGTTGGGTTAAGCTAGGACATTCAAACG from Triticum urartu cultivar G1812 chromosome 3, Tu2.1, whole genome shotgun sequence encodes:
- the LOC125542810 gene encoding uncharacterized protein LOC125542810, which codes for MASPSSDSDKRGELRPPEHIAGELPRDALYDILLRLPAKDVCRLRAVSPSWRSLTLDPLFVKAHAARHPGPLLATTFADGESRGVSIVDLLSGNVIKRIRTSDPDLRVQRTRLDRVCLVGGRHPLGVPVTLLDPATGAVISSSQVISMKYAGLLKTRKASMDSCIFGKVPSTGVYKAFRFLEIRPLVSPQQLCEVMTLNGRSPGRWRARPGPPGRVFSDHTMKSAAIDGVVYFLMDFSNMYQSKVTIKPASIAAFNLETEVWMPPIDGPEQVSSLYDEEDVLPVFEDPRAVGILSITNLNGSLVVAQVHHSSPQSMDLWFLMDREKGVWVKKYSIGYYRREDHFSYPLLVLDDERIVFVMQLTGLLQVYDPKTETYTDLWQLEDFQSMCIYTGNLLSQEAGFHR